Proteins co-encoded in one Opitutus terrae PB90-1 genomic window:
- the thrS gene encoding threonine--tRNA ligase yields MAMTPLEELRHSGSHILATAVLRLFPDAKLDIGPPTDTGFYYDIDLDHKFTAEDLTRIEAEMKKIADENQPFLRKEVSRDEAVQIIKARGQERYKLGRLADIPADEKISFYQNGEFVDLCAGTHVRYTSKLKAFKLLTIAGAYHRGDEKNKQLQRIYGTAFPTKEELAQYLERQEQAKARDHRKLGKDLKLFHIDEDVGQGLVLWTPNGAVIRQELQNFISEELRKQGYQQVFTPHIGKLELYKTSGHFPYYKDSQFSPIFETDSLAKAIGENCSCAEAFARLEAVSANLAAQINARTGKESIAPDRVRPDDQLLSGFMLKPMNCPHHIKIFASQPHSYRDLPVRLAEFGTVYRWEQSGELNGMTRVRGFTQDDAHLFCTEEQVAAEVLGCLSLVKIILSTLGMADYRVRVGLRDPDSNKYTGDAANWDKAENACREAAKTLGVPFTEEPGEAAFYGPKIDFVIKDVIGREWQLGTVQVDYNLPVRFDLSYIGADNQPHRPVMIHRAPFGSMERFCGVLIEHFAGDFPAWLAPEQVRLVPISDKVADYARALLGRLKAENFRATLDEHSDKLGAKIRRAEIDKVPYTLVIGQKEAEANSVSVRSRARGDEGVMTADAYIAKLKTEIATRALPAKKTA; encoded by the coding sequence ATGGCCATGACTCCGCTCGAAGAACTCCGTCACTCGGGGTCGCACATTCTTGCGACCGCCGTCCTTCGCCTCTTTCCGGACGCGAAGCTCGACATCGGACCGCCGACGGACACGGGGTTCTATTACGACATCGACCTCGATCACAAATTCACCGCCGAAGACCTCACTCGTATCGAGGCGGAGATGAAGAAGATCGCCGACGAAAACCAGCCATTCCTCCGCAAGGAGGTCTCCCGCGACGAGGCCGTGCAGATCATCAAGGCCCGCGGTCAGGAGCGCTACAAGCTCGGCCGGCTCGCCGACATCCCTGCCGACGAGAAAATCTCGTTCTACCAGAACGGCGAGTTCGTCGACCTCTGCGCCGGCACGCACGTCCGCTACACCTCCAAGCTGAAGGCGTTCAAGCTGCTCACGATCGCCGGTGCCTATCACCGCGGCGACGAGAAGAACAAACAGCTCCAGCGCATCTACGGGACCGCCTTCCCGACCAAGGAGGAACTCGCGCAGTATCTCGAACGCCAGGAGCAGGCCAAGGCTCGCGATCATCGCAAGCTCGGCAAGGACCTGAAGCTTTTCCACATCGACGAAGACGTGGGCCAGGGTCTCGTGCTCTGGACGCCCAATGGCGCCGTGATCCGGCAGGAGCTGCAGAACTTCATCAGCGAGGAGCTCCGCAAGCAGGGCTACCAGCAGGTGTTCACACCGCACATCGGCAAGCTCGAGCTCTACAAGACCTCCGGCCACTTCCCCTACTACAAGGACTCGCAGTTCTCTCCCATCTTCGAGACCGACTCGCTCGCGAAGGCGATCGGCGAAAACTGCTCGTGCGCCGAGGCGTTCGCCCGGCTCGAAGCGGTGTCGGCGAATCTCGCCGCGCAAATCAACGCGCGCACTGGCAAGGAGTCGATCGCCCCCGATCGCGTCCGCCCCGACGACCAGTTGCTCAGCGGCTTCATGCTGAAGCCGATGAACTGCCCTCATCACATCAAGATCTTCGCTTCGCAGCCGCACTCCTACCGCGACCTGCCCGTGCGGCTCGCGGAGTTCGGCACCGTTTACCGCTGGGAACAGTCCGGCGAGCTCAACGGTATGACCCGCGTCCGGGGCTTCACCCAGGACGACGCGCACCTGTTCTGCACTGAGGAGCAGGTCGCCGCCGAGGTGCTCGGCTGCCTCTCGCTCGTGAAGATCATCCTGAGCACGCTCGGTATGGCCGACTACCGCGTGCGCGTCGGTCTCCGCGATCCGGATTCGAACAAATACACCGGCGACGCCGCCAACTGGGACAAGGCCGAGAACGCCTGCCGCGAGGCGGCGAAGACGCTCGGCGTGCCGTTCACCGAGGAGCCCGGCGAGGCCGCGTTCTACGGGCCGAAGATCGATTTCGTCATCAAGGACGTGATCGGCCGCGAGTGGCAGCTCGGCACCGTGCAGGTCGATTACAACCTGCCCGTGCGCTTCGACCTCAGCTACATCGGCGCCGACAACCAACCGCATCGGCCGGTGATGATTCACCGCGCACCGTTCGGCTCGATGGAGCGGTTCTGCGGCGTGCTGATCGAGCACTTCGCTGGCGACTTCCCGGCCTGGCTCGCGCCCGAACAGGTGCGGCTCGTGCCGATCAGTGACAAGGTCGCTGACTACGCCCGTGCACTGCTCGGCCGGCTGAAGGCGGAAAACTTCCGCGCCACGCTCGACGAGCACAGCGACAAGCTGGGCGCCAAGATCCGTCGCGCCGAAATCGACAAGGTCCCCTACACGCTCGTCATTGGTCAAAAAGAGGCCGAGGCGAACAGCGTGTCGGTGCGCTCCCGCGCTCGCGGCGACGAGGGCGTCATGACCGCCGATGCCTACATCGCGAAGCTCAAGACCGAGATCGCGACCCGCGCGCTCCCCGCGAAGAAGACCGCCTGA
- the cysS gene encoding cysteine--tRNA ligase yields the protein MALKLFDSLTRNLRELQPSHPDGVFRFYNCGPTVYAPAHIGNFRTFVVNDILRRMLELEFGAPKVKHVRNLTDVDDKTIKRARDEGRPLADVTRQWTDKFHADCAALNCLPPHIEPTATGHIREQVDMIDCLMQKGNAYRAADGSVYFKVSSFSDYGRLSRVKERELQIGSALAGKSQAVDADEKEDGSDFALWKAHKPDDGENSWDSPWGRGRPGWHIECSAMSKKHLGETIDLHTGGVDLLFPHHENEIAQSECCNGVQFSRHWYHSEHLLVDGKKMSKSLGNLYTLDDLKQKGFSPMAVRYALLSGHPRKQLNFTLDSLHAAEKALATLRAYRATLAAGGAAHHVFAPVIAALEDDLNTPAALGALFTIVNRGKGEADVESFDRVMFALGLKLDAPTAPKAEVPAEVTALAEKRWAAKQAKDFATADALRKEIAAAGWSMLDRKDGYSLEPAKK from the coding sequence ATGGCGCTCAAGCTCTTCGACTCGCTCACCCGCAATCTCCGCGAACTCCAGCCCTCGCATCCGGATGGCGTTTTCCGTTTCTACAACTGCGGCCCGACTGTTTATGCCCCGGCGCACATCGGCAACTTCCGGACCTTCGTGGTAAACGACATCCTCCGTCGCATGCTCGAGCTGGAGTTTGGCGCCCCGAAGGTGAAGCACGTCCGGAATCTCACCGACGTCGACGACAAGACGATCAAGCGCGCCCGCGACGAAGGCCGCCCCCTCGCCGACGTCACGCGCCAGTGGACGGACAAGTTCCACGCCGATTGCGCCGCGTTGAACTGCCTGCCGCCGCACATCGAGCCGACCGCGACCGGACACATCCGCGAGCAGGTCGACATGATCGATTGCCTGATGCAGAAGGGCAACGCCTACCGCGCGGCGGATGGCTCGGTGTATTTCAAGGTGTCGTCGTTCTCCGACTATGGCCGGCTCTCACGGGTGAAGGAGCGCGAGCTGCAGATCGGCAGCGCGCTCGCCGGCAAGTCGCAGGCGGTTGATGCGGACGAGAAGGAAGACGGCAGCGATTTCGCGCTGTGGAAAGCGCACAAGCCCGACGACGGCGAAAACAGTTGGGACAGTCCGTGGGGCCGTGGTCGGCCGGGCTGGCACATCGAGTGCAGCGCGATGAGCAAGAAGCATCTCGGCGAGACAATCGATTTGCACACCGGCGGCGTCGACCTGCTGTTCCCGCACCACGAAAACGAGATCGCGCAGAGCGAATGCTGCAACGGCGTGCAGTTCTCGCGGCACTGGTATCACAGCGAGCACCTGCTGGTCGACGGCAAGAAGATGAGCAAGAGCCTCGGCAACCTCTACACGCTCGACGACCTGAAGCAGAAGGGTTTCTCGCCGATGGCCGTGCGCTATGCGCTGCTCTCCGGCCACCCGCGCAAGCAGCTCAACTTCACCCTCGATTCGCTGCACGCCGCAGAGAAGGCGCTCGCGACGCTGCGCGCCTATCGCGCTACGCTCGCGGCGGGCGGGGCTGCCCATCACGTGTTCGCGCCAGTGATCGCGGCGCTGGAGGACGACCTCAACACGCCCGCGGCGCTCGGCGCGCTGTTCACAATCGTGAACCGGGGCAAAGGTGAGGCCGACGTCGAGTCGTTCGACCGTGTGATGTTCGCGCTCGGCCTCAAGCTCGATGCGCCTACGGCGCCGAAAGCCGAAGTCCCCGCCGAGGTGACCGCGCTCGCCGAGAAACGCTGGGCCGCGAAGCAGGCCAAGGATTTTGCCACCGCCGATGCGCTCCGCAAGGAGATCGCTGCTGCCGGCTGGTCGATGCTCGACCGCAAAGACGGCTACTCGCTCGAACCGGCAAAAAAGTAG
- a CDS encoding polysaccharide biosynthesis/export family protein yields MRFRRASLSPLAAAVLALAGCVTDGTVGGPNPEIPSATSSAQLRGGDSLTVSLQGVPDPSTQAVQIDDQGSISLPFIGPVSAAGLNAGELATRIRETYLARKIYNAVDVSVSVTERFVYVGGEVMRPGRIVWTPDLTVAKAIQAAGGFSLYAKETRVSLVRDQKSYDVDVKLAQKRPEQDPRLVPGDAIQVPRSPF; encoded by the coding sequence ATGCGTTTCCGCCGTGCCTCGCTGTCCCCCCTCGCCGCTGCGGTTCTGGCTCTCGCGGGCTGTGTGACGGACGGCACCGTCGGCGGCCCAAATCCTGAGATCCCGTCCGCCACCTCCTCGGCTCAACTGCGCGGCGGCGACAGCCTCACGGTTTCGCTGCAGGGTGTGCCTGATCCCAGCACCCAAGCCGTGCAGATTGACGATCAGGGCAGCATCAGCCTGCCATTCATCGGACCGGTTTCCGCCGCGGGTCTAAACGCCGGCGAACTCGCCACGCGGATTCGCGAAACTTACCTCGCGCGAAAAATCTACAACGCCGTCGACGTTTCGGTCTCCGTCACCGAACGGTTCGTGTATGTCGGCGGCGAGGTGATGCGGCCGGGCCGGATCGTGTGGACGCCTGATCTCACCGTCGCCAAAGCGATCCAGGCCGCCGGCGGCTTCAGCCTTTATGCGAAGGAAACGCGCGTCAGCCTCGTCCGCGACCAGAAGAGCTACGACGTCGACGTGAAGCTCGCGCAAAAACGCCCGGAGCAGGATCCGCGACTCGTGCCCGGCGACGCGATCCAAGTGCCGCGCTCGCCGTTTTAG
- a CDS encoding polysaccharide lyase — MRPFFLPLLLLTTWVAHAAPAAWSVDYARWPAGQAYTKTEATRDWPTLQWFDAPSKASIAEKPANSDRKWLRVDFPAGKWGGPDSGVKFAANLAPADSYTLEYEVYFPPEWEFSQNNQPPHGGGKLPGISGGSHPSGGLGKPDGMSVRPMWRRDTRFSAAPQNYLELYLYWPQQTEKYGDRFFAQDVEAGRTYRIKLRVDLGTPERDGLVKLWIDGALRVDRAFRFLQPGQSWKLTQYMHNVFYGGNDPTWAPAHDQYLLLGPVRVDATPF; from the coding sequence ATGCGCCCCTTCTTTCTCCCGCTTCTGCTGCTCACCACCTGGGTCGCACACGCGGCGCCGGCCGCCTGGTCCGTCGACTACGCCCGCTGGCCCGCCGGCCAAGCCTACACCAAAACGGAGGCGACCCGAGACTGGCCCACGCTGCAGTGGTTCGACGCACCGAGCAAAGCCAGCATCGCCGAAAAACCCGCCAACTCGGATCGCAAATGGCTCCGCGTCGACTTCCCTGCCGGCAAATGGGGCGGCCCCGACAGCGGCGTCAAGTTCGCTGCCAACCTGGCGCCGGCCGACAGCTACACCCTCGAATACGAAGTCTACTTTCCGCCCGAGTGGGAGTTCAGCCAGAACAACCAGCCGCCGCACGGCGGTGGCAAGCTCCCCGGGATCAGCGGCGGTTCACATCCGTCCGGCGGGCTCGGCAAACCTGATGGTATGAGCGTCCGCCCGATGTGGCGCCGCGACACGCGTTTCTCCGCCGCGCCGCAGAACTACCTCGAACTCTACCTCTACTGGCCGCAACAGACCGAAAAATATGGGGACCGGTTCTTCGCGCAGGACGTCGAGGCCGGCCGCACTTATCGGATAAAACTTCGCGTCGATCTCGGCACGCCCGAGCGTGATGGATTGGTGAAGCTGTGGATCGACGGCGCGCTGCGCGTCGACCGCGCGTTTCGTTTCCTCCAACCCGGCCAGTCGTGGAAGCTCACGCAATACATGCACAACGTGTTCTACGGCGGCAACGATCCGACCTGGGCTCCGGCGCACGACCAATACCTGCTGCTCGGTCCGGTGCGCGTCGACGCGACGCCCTTCTGA
- a CDS encoding anti-sigma factor: MTEDFEIESLSYLLGQMEPTRRAAFEAELERDPAAAAAFKECADAMARFACDSAPAEPMSATDQQAALTAILAATGGAKPQPVPAASKVIPWSRYAWPIAAALLLGLNLVQFKRPLQPTAGGGRDASGPSLTATSRPAGAGEQAAVVTPPAGAQSQVENTTLAATETNGTATMERGGGAKPEQARQFEELGRKYADLQRTHAALRADYDAAVRLLASHSVIDKTIGRLAAMELVDSASYARGERKGLLEIARGILTEPGVVVADTSTPPTTDTPGDGIGTALSPEVSRPVAPPYAWAVYDEKENRGYLNLYNLPEVQAGQSLQLWVKPVDALAYQRVGEVPNQMRDGTGSLYYTLPEGAAPPAEILITQESKDAAPVEPTGPVVLRGP, from the coding sequence ATGACCGAGGATTTCGAGATCGAATCGCTCTCTTACCTGCTCGGCCAGATGGAGCCGACCCGGCGCGCCGCGTTCGAGGCGGAGTTGGAGCGTGATCCCGCGGCCGCGGCGGCGTTCAAGGAATGTGCGGACGCGATGGCGCGCTTCGCCTGCGACAGCGCGCCGGCGGAGCCGATGAGCGCGACGGATCAGCAGGCGGCGTTGACGGCGATTCTCGCGGCGACCGGCGGAGCGAAGCCGCAGCCCGTGCCCGCCGCGAGCAAGGTCATTCCGTGGTCCCGCTATGCCTGGCCCATCGCGGCGGCCCTCCTGTTGGGGTTGAATCTCGTGCAATTCAAACGGCCGTTGCAGCCGACAGCCGGAGGCGGGCGTGATGCGTCCGGCCCGAGCCTGACGGCGACGTCGCGGCCCGCCGGAGCCGGCGAGCAGGCGGCTGTGGTCACGCCTCCGGCCGGAGCCCAGTCGCAGGTGGAGAACACCACGCTCGCGGCGACCGAGACGAATGGCACCGCAACGATGGAGCGCGGAGGTGGCGCAAAGCCGGAACAAGCGCGCCAATTCGAGGAGCTCGGCCGGAAATATGCGGACCTGCAGCGCACCCACGCCGCCCTGCGGGCCGATTACGATGCCGCGGTCCGGTTGCTCGCGAGCCATTCGGTGATCGACAAGACGATCGGCCGGCTCGCAGCGATGGAACTGGTGGATTCGGCCAGTTACGCGCGCGGCGAACGCAAAGGACTGCTCGAAATCGCCCGCGGAATCCTGACCGAACCCGGCGTGGTCGTCGCGGACACGAGCACGCCGCCGACGACTGACACGCCCGGGGACGGGATTGGCACCGCGCTGAGTCCGGAAGTGAGCCGACCGGTGGCGCCGCCGTATGCGTGGGCGGTTTACGATGAGAAAGAGAATCGGGGTTATCTGAATCTCTACAACCTGCCCGAAGTCCAAGCGGGCCAGTCGCTCCAGTTGTGGGTGAAGCCGGTCGATGCGCTGGCCTACCAGCGCGTGGGCGAGGTGCCGAACCAGATGCGGGACGGCACGGGCAGTCTTTACTACACGCTGCCGGAAGGCGCGGCGCCGCCGGCGGAGATTCTGATCACGCAGGAATCGAAGGATGCAGCGCCCGTGGAACCGACGGGTCCCGTGGTGCTCCGTGGGCCTTGA
- the hemB gene encoding porphobilinogen synthase has translation MAESFKLDLTQRPRRLRRTASLRQLVTETVLRPADFIAPLFVIDGKSAPQPIASMPGVSRFAINDLVKECRALAKLGVPAVALFPKLDARLKDEEGTAALHEDALILRAVRAVKKAVPELTIMTDIALDPYTTHGHDGVLTPARDDVDNDRTVEILVKMAVLHARAGVDLVAPSDMMDGRVGAIRQALDAAGCTGTGIMAYSVKFASAYYGPFRDAVGSATAAGTHLLSKATYQLDPANRRTAMTELALDEAEGADIVMVKPAGPYLDIIRDVRNATNKPVAAYQVSGEYAQLQAAAKLGWLDLARTRHESLLAIKRAGADMILTYFAKEMATELKR, from the coding sequence ATGGCTGAATCCTTCAAACTCGATCTTACCCAGCGCCCGCGCCGGCTGCGCCGCACGGCCAGCCTGCGCCAGCTCGTCACCGAGACGGTGCTGCGACCGGCGGACTTCATCGCGCCGTTGTTCGTCATCGACGGCAAATCGGCGCCGCAACCGATCGCCTCGATGCCGGGCGTGTCGCGGTTCGCCATCAACGATCTGGTGAAGGAGTGCCGCGCCCTGGCGAAGCTCGGCGTGCCGGCGGTGGCGCTGTTTCCCAAACTGGATGCGCGGCTGAAGGACGAGGAAGGCACCGCGGCGTTGCACGAGGACGCGCTGATTCTGCGCGCGGTGCGCGCGGTGAAGAAGGCGGTGCCGGAACTGACGATCATGACCGACATCGCGCTCGATCCCTATACGACGCACGGCCACGACGGCGTGCTCACGCCGGCGCGCGACGACGTCGACAATGATCGCACGGTGGAGATTCTGGTGAAGATGGCGGTGCTGCATGCGCGCGCGGGCGTCGATCTGGTGGCACCGAGCGACATGATGGACGGCCGCGTCGGCGCGATCCGCCAAGCGCTCGACGCCGCAGGCTGCACCGGCACGGGGATCATGGCGTATTCGGTCAAGTTCGCCTCGGCCTACTACGGTCCGTTCCGCGATGCCGTGGGCAGCGCGACGGCGGCGGGCACGCACCTGCTCAGCAAAGCGACGTATCAGCTCGATCCGGCCAACCGGCGGACGGCAATGACGGAGCTGGCGCTCGATGAAGCGGAAGGCGCGGACATCGTGATGGTGAAACCGGCCGGACCTTACCTCGACATCATCCGCGACGTGCGCAACGCGACGAACAAGCCCGTCGCGGCGTATCAAGTTTCGGGTGAGTACGCGCAGCTACAAGCGGCCGCGAAGCTGGGCTGGCTCGACTTGGCGCGGACGCGGCACGAGTCGCTGCTCGCGATCAAGCGGGCGGGCGCGGACATGATCCTGACGTATTTCGCGAAGGAAATGGCGACGGAGCTGAAGAGGTAG
- a CDS encoding RNA polymerase sigma factor, giving the protein MLPFDAEALATHRGLVARMAARDAEALQLLYLDFGARIHGVVRRILEDPEDAREAVQDAFIKAWQQAGSYRPERGEVVSWLVFIARNAAIDRIRKGARRRLLQEALEREPVETVMPAHELSDLQENLSRHLNELSPAQRQALELAFFSGCTQAQIATAMRTPVGNVKNHLRRGLARLRQIATQHDQGFF; this is encoded by the coding sequence GTGCTGCCGTTCGATGCTGAAGCCCTCGCCACCCACCGCGGATTGGTCGCGCGAATGGCAGCTCGCGACGCGGAAGCACTGCAGCTGCTGTATCTCGATTTCGGTGCGCGCATTCACGGCGTCGTCCGCCGCATCCTGGAGGATCCGGAGGATGCCCGCGAAGCGGTGCAGGACGCGTTCATCAAAGCCTGGCAGCAAGCCGGCTCGTACCGGCCGGAGCGCGGCGAGGTGGTTTCTTGGCTGGTTTTCATCGCGCGCAACGCCGCGATCGACCGCATTCGGAAGGGCGCGCGGCGCCGGCTGCTCCAGGAGGCGCTCGAACGCGAGCCCGTGGAGACCGTCATGCCGGCGCACGAGCTGTCGGATCTGCAGGAAAACCTCTCCCGTCACCTCAACGAACTCTCGCCGGCGCAGCGGCAAGCCTTGGAGCTCGCCTTCTTCAGCGGCTGCACCCAGGCGCAAATCGCCACCGCCATGCGCACGCCGGTTGGCAACGTGAAAAACCATCTCCGCCGTGGCCTCGCGCGCCTGCGGCAAATCGCCACTCAACATGACCAAGGATTTTTTTGA
- a CDS encoding Sel1 domain-containing protein — MDASPEPEPKSVLRTTTRAGGKAARWRLPRWPVLVGMVGVGAAVTTGTLVKRRVDARQHAEIQAIRMEVNASRSELAVYWARVVSLRAEAERMRAAAESSRVEPAKSWTRARARCFDGFVERVHRRADEVAFDEQSKAIEAACARGDVAAARAGLLQLTSVSFPSTAKLAALKAEAYLQPLAEFSRQTPDYYRAFQQHEPEAAREDFAALRKELAGAEIEATTPQLMLKMELFSTVAPKDDPLLEDIAALASAADFFENPDPATLAAWRRAQRAIRIAEWPTAAAEMQSILRTTVRTRQPFRAAYGRAILQNKPDDPGAAYPYLEEAAAAGDAAARAWVVQQDLAQGRTAQALRWLEVGAMAGDKENAAKLLELYALPRTAVPRDPKRETGVLLRLAAGPDAPPLVAMLLARHYEEGGGLPTSPAKAFACYREAAEKKHVPAFAEVARRYLQGDGIAADPDQARDWACRAFAAGEQEAALPLLIELMNTAPERTAPAVQQMFEQEQVAGAAGFDDTRIGGPSMAQLQMQLARFFDQAGDYAQAAKFYEKSGSRDPAVIKRRGELTTVRPCETCGGVGKVRQSPPCPTCEGKGTVLCPLCDGRGYNFAPGSPPCSTCGGSGQVRQDGHVFACSTCGGTGKAKSSVIKQPCPNCAQGRAACRECGGTGRRTVLKECPDCHGTGARALADQ; from the coding sequence ATGGACGCGTCCCCCGAGCCTGAGCCCAAGTCGGTCCTCCGAACGACCACGCGCGCCGGCGGCAAGGCGGCGCGCTGGCGACTGCCCCGCTGGCCGGTGCTGGTCGGGATGGTGGGCGTGGGCGCGGCCGTGACGACCGGCACGCTCGTCAAACGCCGCGTGGACGCACGGCAGCACGCCGAGATCCAGGCGATCCGGATGGAGGTGAATGCCTCGCGGTCCGAACTCGCGGTCTATTGGGCGCGGGTGGTGAGTTTGCGAGCCGAGGCGGAGCGGATGCGTGCGGCCGCCGAATCGAGCCGGGTGGAACCGGCGAAGTCCTGGACGCGGGCCCGCGCGCGCTGTTTCGATGGGTTCGTCGAGCGGGTGCATCGCCGTGCCGACGAGGTAGCGTTCGACGAGCAAAGCAAAGCGATCGAGGCCGCGTGCGCGCGGGGCGACGTAGCCGCGGCGCGGGCGGGCTTGCTGCAGTTGACCTCGGTCAGTTTCCCGTCGACGGCAAAACTCGCCGCGTTGAAAGCCGAGGCGTATCTGCAGCCGCTGGCGGAGTTCAGCCGCCAGACGCCGGACTACTATCGGGCATTTCAGCAGCACGAACCGGAGGCGGCGCGCGAGGATTTCGCCGCGCTGCGGAAGGAGCTTGCCGGCGCCGAGATCGAAGCGACGACGCCGCAGCTGATGTTGAAGATGGAATTGTTCAGCACGGTCGCGCCCAAGGACGATCCGTTGCTGGAGGACATTGCGGCGCTGGCGTCGGCAGCGGATTTTTTTGAGAACCCCGATCCCGCTACGCTCGCGGCGTGGCGGCGCGCGCAGCGCGCGATCCGGATCGCGGAGTGGCCGACGGCGGCGGCCGAGATGCAGTCGATCTTGCGGACCACGGTGAGGACGCGGCAGCCCTTCCGGGCAGCGTACGGGCGGGCAATCCTGCAGAACAAGCCGGACGATCCCGGCGCGGCGTATCCGTATTTGGAAGAGGCCGCGGCCGCGGGCGACGCGGCGGCGCGGGCGTGGGTGGTGCAGCAGGATCTGGCGCAGGGCCGCACCGCGCAGGCGTTGCGCTGGCTGGAAGTCGGCGCGATGGCGGGCGACAAGGAGAACGCGGCCAAACTACTCGAACTTTATGCCCTGCCGCGGACGGCGGTGCCGCGCGATCCGAAACGGGAAACCGGCGTGCTTTTGCGGCTCGCCGCGGGACCCGATGCGCCGCCGCTTGTCGCTATGCTGCTCGCGCGACATTACGAGGAGGGCGGCGGGTTGCCGACCTCGCCGGCGAAGGCGTTCGCCTGCTATCGGGAAGCCGCGGAGAAGAAACACGTGCCGGCGTTTGCGGAGGTCGCGCGACGTTATCTGCAGGGCGACGGCATCGCGGCGGACCCGGATCAGGCGCGCGACTGGGCGTGCCGGGCGTTCGCCGCGGGCGAGCAGGAAGCGGCGTTGCCGCTGCTCATCGAGCTGATGAACACCGCGCCGGAGCGAACGGCGCCGGCGGTGCAGCAGATGTTCGAGCAGGAGCAAGTCGCGGGCGCGGCCGGGTTCGACGACACGCGGATCGGCGGGCCGAGCATGGCGCAGCTGCAGATGCAGCTCGCGCGGTTCTTCGATCAAGCGGGCGACTACGCGCAGGCGGCAAAGTTTTATGAGAAATCCGGCAGCCGGGATCCGGCGGTGATAAAACGCCGCGGCGAGCTCACCACCGTGCGGCCGTGCGAAACCTGTGGTGGCGTCGGCAAGGTCAGACAGTCGCCGCCGTGCCCGACGTGCGAGGGCAAGGGCACGGTGCTTTGCCCGTTGTGCGACGGCCGCGGGTATAACTTTGCGCCGGGGAGTCCGCCGTGTTCGACCTGCGGCGGATCCGGACAGGTGCGGCAGGACGGCCACGTGTTCGCGTGCTCGACCTGCGGCGGCACGGGCAAGGCGAAGAGCAGCGTGATCAAGCAGCCCTGTCCGAATTGCGCGCAGGGCAGGGCGGCGTGCCGCGAATGCGGCGGCACGGGCCGGCGCACGGTGCTGAAAGAGTGTCCGGACTGTCATGGAACAGGCGCCCGCGCGCTGGCGGACCAGTAG
- a CDS encoding quinone-dependent dihydroorotate dehydrogenase, whose product MGSYYERAIRPVLFRMDPEKAHELAVHGLTLLAKLQPVCRLLEWQHRLPADCRRPVRAFGLDFPNAIGLAAGFDKNATAWPALAALGFGHVEIGTITALAQPGNEKPRVFRFPAEKAVINRMGFNNEGSEAIARRLAHQPGVGQRRIPLGINLGKSKVTDLDQAAQDYLTSFGRLADHADYIALNVSSPNTPGLRQLQDEARVRELLGAISAANRARPRPVPLLLKIAPDLTFPQIDAVLAALMEFRFDGIIATNTTLARPGPFAAANQAGGLSGRPLRRRSTEIINYIARATAGKLPIIGVGGIEDGASAAEKLDAGATLLQIYTGMIYRGPWLAAALARAVVDRQRRHAA is encoded by the coding sequence ATGGGTTCCTACTACGAGCGGGCGATCCGGCCGGTCCTGTTCCGGATGGATCCGGAGAAAGCGCATGAGCTGGCGGTGCACGGGCTCACGTTGCTGGCCAAGCTGCAGCCGGTGTGCCGGTTGCTCGAGTGGCAGCACCGGCTGCCGGCGGACTGTCGCCGGCCGGTGCGGGCATTCGGGCTCGATTTTCCGAATGCGATCGGACTCGCCGCCGGCTTTGACAAGAACGCCACGGCCTGGCCGGCGCTCGCCGCGTTGGGCTTCGGGCATGTCGAGATCGGCACGATCACGGCGCTGGCGCAGCCGGGCAATGAGAAGCCGCGCGTGTTCCGGTTTCCCGCGGAGAAGGCGGTGATCAACCGGATGGGCTTCAACAATGAAGGCTCGGAGGCGATCGCGCGGCGGCTTGCGCATCAGCCCGGCGTGGGCCAGCGGCGAATCCCGCTCGGAATCAATCTCGGCAAATCGAAGGTCACCGATCTCGATCAGGCGGCGCAGGATTACCTGACGAGCTTTGGCCGGTTGGCGGACCATGCCGACTACATCGCGTTGAACGTGAGCAGTCCGAACACGCCGGGACTGCGTCAACTGCAGGACGAAGCGCGGGTGCGCGAGCTGCTGGGCGCGATTTCCGCGGCCAATCGTGCGCGCCCGCGCCCGGTGCCGCTGCTCCTGAAGATCGCGCCGGATCTGACGTTCCCGCAGATCGACGCGGTGCTGGCGGCGCTGATGGAGTTTCGGTTCGACGGGATCATCGCCACGAACACCACGCTCGCGCGTCCGGGGCCGTTTGCGGCCGCGAATCAAGCGGGCGGATTGAGCGGTCGGCCGTTGCGCCGTCGCTCGACGGAGATCATCAATTACATCGCGCGGGCGACGGCTGGAAAGCTGCCGATCATCGGCGTGGGTGGCATCGAAGATGGCGCGAGCGCGGCGGAGAAACTGGATGCGGGTGCGACGCTACTGCAGATCTACACGGGAATGATCTACCGTGGTCCGTGGCTTGCCGCGGCACTCGCGCGCGCGGTTGTCGACCGTCAGCGGCGGCACGCGGCGTAA